A genomic stretch from Euzebyales bacterium includes:
- a CDS encoding macro domain-containing protein, translated as MTDEPTRREIGAAVLRVMHDDITTLDVDAVVNAANERLAHGGGVAAALARAGGDEVQRESDDWVAEHGPVRPGTAAVTTAGRMPARMIIHVVGPRYRDDHNNAALLEQAVRAALDAADGADATSIALPAISAGIFGYPPPEATAVIARTCATWLSGADRSIRDVALVGYDAATAELFSEALRHVP; from the coding sequence ATGACCGATGAACCGACCCGCCGCGAGATCGGCGCTGCCGTGCTCCGGGTCATGCATGACGACATCACGACGCTGGACGTCGACGCCGTCGTCAACGCCGCCAACGAGCGTCTGGCCCACGGCGGCGGGGTCGCGGCGGCGCTCGCCCGCGCGGGCGGCGACGAGGTGCAGCGGGAGTCGGACGACTGGGTCGCGGAGCACGGACCGGTGCGCCCGGGCACGGCCGCGGTGACGACCGCAGGTCGCATGCCAGCGCGGATGATCATCCACGTCGTCGGCCCGCGGTATCGCGACGACCACAACAACGCCGCGTTGCTCGAGCAAGCGGTGCGCGCGGCGCTCGACGCTGCCGACGGCGCGGACGCGACATCGATCGCGCTGCCGGCGATCTCCGCGGGGATCTTCGGCTACCCGCCACCGGAGGCCACCGCGGTCATCGCCCGCACGTGCGCGACCTGGCTGTCCGGGGCCGATCGCAGCATCCGGGACGTTGCGCTCGTCGGCTACGACGCGGCCACCGCGGAGCTGTTCTCGGAGGCGCTCAGACATGTTCCGTGA